One window of Fodinicurvata sediminis DSM 21159 genomic DNA carries:
- a CDS encoding bifunctional [glutamine synthetase] adenylyltransferase/[glutamine synthetase]-adenylyl-L-tyrosine phosphorylase, with product MEERLRNLDDEQQDKLTEILEHAQVSQLLDVIFGYSPYLTQCLLSDLPWTGRTLEQSPETAFQGILTECENKVPACEDTAQAMRILRQSRRRTSLLLGLCDIAGLLDVMAVTEQLSAFADTAINAAVAHLLLQADRRGEIALKNQDYPLTDCGYLVIAMGKYGARELNYSSDIDLIVLYSPEQIDYRGSRDLQSRMVRLTQDLARMLDERTADGYVFRTDLRLRPDPGATPLALSVNAALSYYESTGQNWERAAMIKARAAAGDLELGAWFLNELAPFIWRKHLDFWAIQDIHSIKRQIHAQKGGSVIEVEGHNIKLGRGGIREIEFFVQVQQLIFGGREPVLRPAKTLDALDQLAEAERISAEAQHDLLDAYRFLRTLEHRLQMVEDQQTHSLPETADGLSQIAGFMGYSSQERFREDLLDHLRKVERHYAELFEEAPSLAGPGNLVFTGGEPEPETLKTLKTMGYQDGEKVFHTVRAWHHGRYRATRSTRARQILTEIMPALIDQFGETLDPDTALSRFDAFLAGLPAGVQLFSLLYQNPKLLEVLGDIMGRAPALADHLSRNAGLLEAVLDSSFFEPLPDRETLEKHLREELSRARDFEDCLDVVRRWTADHRFQVGVQILRSSITSIEASTALSDLAEAVIRALAPTVEAQMAEQHGVIPDGGLLILALGKLGGREMTFSSDLDLVFLYQTADDHAESDGRKPLSASVYYGRLAQRIITALTALTAEGQLYEVDPRLRPSGAAGPIALSVNGFAKYEQNDAWTWEHMALTKARVIHGPASLTSDLENHIHAVLTKHRDPDQLLLAVHDMRRRIEKEHPGKSIWDCKYVRGGLYDLDFLAQYLQLRDAADCPDIISPSSEQAFSKMAKAGLIEQEENEDLSRAMRLFRQVQNFLRLTMGDDFKEEQANAPLKLALARATEYPTFEELKDALTISAQTVTRYYSKRIEQPAQALTDTRESTK from the coding sequence TTGGAAGAGCGACTCCGGAATCTGGACGACGAACAACAGGATAAACTCACGGAGATTCTGGAGCACGCTCAGGTATCACAATTGCTGGATGTCATTTTTGGGTACTCGCCTTACCTGACCCAGTGCCTGTTGTCCGATCTCCCCTGGACAGGAAGAACCCTGGAGCAATCTCCCGAAACGGCATTCCAGGGCATTCTGACAGAGTGCGAAAACAAGGTGCCGGCCTGCGAAGATACTGCCCAGGCCATGCGTATCCTGAGGCAATCCAGAAGACGCACTTCACTGCTTCTAGGACTTTGTGACATAGCCGGACTGTTGGATGTGATGGCTGTAACAGAACAGCTCAGTGCATTCGCAGATACGGCCATCAACGCTGCTGTGGCCCACCTCCTCCTCCAGGCAGACAGACGCGGTGAAATCGCGCTCAAGAACCAGGATTATCCACTGACCGATTGTGGCTATCTGGTTATCGCCATGGGCAAGTACGGCGCACGAGAACTCAATTATTCCTCGGATATAGACCTGATTGTACTCTATTCACCTGAACAAATTGACTATCGCGGAAGCCGCGACCTGCAAAGCCGGATGGTCCGTTTGACCCAAGACCTGGCCCGCATGCTGGATGAACGGACTGCTGACGGGTACGTCTTTCGAACCGACCTTCGCCTGCGACCGGATCCCGGCGCCACGCCGCTTGCCCTTTCCGTCAACGCAGCCCTGTCCTACTATGAATCCACCGGACAAAACTGGGAACGTGCCGCCATGATCAAGGCACGAGCTGCAGCGGGCGATCTGGAACTCGGTGCATGGTTCCTGAATGAGCTTGCCCCCTTTATCTGGCGCAAGCATCTGGATTTCTGGGCGATACAGGACATTCACTCCATCAAACGCCAGATCCATGCGCAGAAAGGTGGATCTGTCATCGAGGTCGAGGGGCACAACATCAAGCTGGGGCGTGGCGGGATCCGCGAAATCGAGTTCTTCGTCCAGGTTCAACAGTTGATCTTCGGAGGACGCGAACCCGTGTTGCGTCCGGCCAAAACCCTGGATGCACTGGACCAGCTCGCAGAGGCAGAACGCATTTCCGCAGAAGCACAGCATGACCTCCTCGACGCCTATCGCTTCCTGCGTACTCTCGAACACCGACTTCAGATGGTCGAAGATCAGCAAACCCACAGCCTGCCGGAAACCGCCGACGGCCTTTCGCAGATCGCGGGCTTCATGGGCTATTCCAGCCAGGAGCGCTTTCGTGAAGATCTTCTCGATCACCTTCGCAAGGTCGAACGCCACTACGCCGAACTATTCGAGGAAGCGCCCAGCCTCGCAGGCCCGGGCAACCTGGTATTCACGGGTGGAGAACCGGAGCCCGAGACCCTGAAAACCCTGAAGACAATGGGGTATCAGGACGGCGAGAAAGTCTTCCATACTGTTCGGGCCTGGCATCATGGCCGCTACCGCGCCACCCGCTCGACCCGTGCCCGCCAGATTCTGACGGAAATCATGCCGGCGCTGATCGATCAGTTTGGGGAAACGCTGGACCCTGATACGGCCCTTTCGCGTTTTGATGCCTTCCTTGCGGGGCTTCCTGCGGGAGTCCAGTTGTTTTCCCTGCTGTACCAGAATCCCAAGCTCCTCGAGGTGTTGGGAGATATCATGGGTCGAGCCCCCGCTTTGGCCGATCACCTGAGTCGCAATGCCGGGCTTCTGGAAGCGGTTCTGGACTCAAGCTTTTTCGAGCCCTTGCCGGACAGGGAAACCCTGGAAAAACATTTGCGGGAGGAACTCAGTCGCGCGCGTGACTTCGAGGACTGCCTGGATGTTGTGCGCCGCTGGACAGCCGACCATCGCTTCCAGGTCGGTGTCCAGATCCTGAGGAGCAGCATAACCTCGATCGAGGCATCAACAGCGCTGTCCGACCTTGCGGAAGCCGTCATTCGTGCCTTGGCGCCCACGGTGGAGGCTCAGATGGCAGAACAGCACGGGGTCATACCCGACGGCGGATTGCTGATCCTGGCGCTCGGCAAACTGGGCGGGCGTGAAATGACCTTCAGTTCCGATCTGGACCTGGTTTTCCTCTATCAGACTGCAGATGACCACGCGGAATCGGACGGCCGAAAGCCCTTGTCCGCCAGCGTTTACTATGGGCGTCTTGCACAGCGTATCATTACGGCCCTGACTGCATTGACAGCTGAAGGCCAGCTTTACGAAGTGGACCCGCGTTTGCGGCCATCCGGTGCGGCGGGCCCCATCGCGCTGTCCGTCAACGGCTTTGCAAAGTACGAACAGAATGACGCCTGGACCTGGGAACACATGGCCCTGACAAAGGCACGCGTCATACATGGTCCGGCAAGTCTGACGAGCGATCTCGAGAACCATATCCACGCGGTCCTCACAAAGCACCGCGATCCCGATCAGCTCCTGCTGGCCGTACACGATATGCGCAGGCGAATTGAGAAGGAGCATCCCGGGAAATCGATATGGGACTGCAAGTATGTGCGCGGCGGGCTCTACGATCTGGATTTCCTGGCTCAGTACCTGCAATTGCGCGACGCAGCAGATTGTCCCGATATCATATCTCCCTCCTCCGAGCAGGCCTTCAGCAAAATGGCGAAGGCAGGTTTGATCGAGCAGGAGGAAAATGAGGACCTCAGCCGTGCCATGCGGCTCTTTCGTCAGGTGCAGAACTTCCTGCGCCTGACGATGGGGGATGACTTCAAAGAGGAACAAGCTAATGCGCCCCTGAAGCTCGCTCTTGCCAGAGCCACGGAGTATCCCACTTTTGAAGAGCTGAAAGACGCTTTGACGATCAGTGCCCAGACCGTTACCCGATATTACAGCAAACGAATCGAGCAACCTGCTCAGGCACTGACCGATACGCGTGAATCAACAAAATAA
- the bcp gene encoding thioredoxin-dependent thiol peroxidase: protein MALEEGQKAPDFTMPTDGGGKISLSELRGRKVVLYFYPRDDTSGCTKEACGFRDSLPDFFGTDAVVIGVSRDSVKSHDKFKDKHNLNFTLASDEDGSVCEAYGTWVEKSMYGKKFMGIERSTFLIDEEGVLRKIWRKVKVNGHVDAVLQEAQKL from the coding sequence ATGGCGCTGGAAGAAGGCCAGAAAGCCCCTGATTTCACAATGCCCACCGATGGAGGGGGCAAGATATCCCTCAGCGAGCTTCGCGGGCGCAAGGTTGTCCTCTACTTCTATCCGCGCGATGACACTTCGGGCTGCACCAAGGAAGCCTGCGGCTTTCGTGATTCCCTGCCGGACTTCTTCGGAACCGATGCAGTCGTAATCGGTGTTTCAAGAGACTCCGTAAAGTCCCACGACAAGTTCAAGGACAAGCACAACCTGAATTTCACGCTGGCATCTGATGAGGACGGATCGGTATGCGAGGCCTATGGCACATGGGTCGAGAAATCCATGTATGGCAAGAAATTCATGGGCATCGAACGCTCAACCTTTCTGATCGATGAAGAGGGCGTGTTGCGCAAGATATGGCGCAAGGTAAAAGTCAACGGTCATGTGGATGCGGTTCTGCAGGAGGCGCAGAAGCTTTGA
- a CDS encoding ferritin-like domain-containing protein, whose product MTEANLSAAAIKILETASAEQKARLGRDIAAQWRGATRRTVGHARPPNRPARPDTPRLRPPREVPRRKIGTGPEGRIALLHALAHIELNAVDLAWDIIARFGDQALPEAFFDDWVRIADEESKHFLLLSERLEVLGSHYGALPAHDGLWQASEATADNLLARLAVVPMVLEARGLDVTPDMIRKLKAADDRRSAEILELIYQEEIGHVAVGRKWFEWLCAQKDLKPVDTWQDLVSRYFRGPLKPPFNEEGRALAGFPSCYYAPLVTPA is encoded by the coding sequence TTGACCGAAGCAAACCTCTCGGCGGCGGCAATCAAGATCCTTGAAACCGCTTCCGCCGAGCAGAAAGCCAGGCTCGGGCGAGATATCGCTGCGCAATGGCGGGGGGCAACCCGTCGCACTGTCGGACATGCACGTCCTCCGAACCGTCCGGCTCGCCCAGACACGCCCCGGCTACGGCCACCCCGGGAGGTCCCGAGACGCAAGATCGGGACCGGTCCCGAAGGCCGCATTGCGCTGTTGCATGCCCTGGCACACATCGAGTTGAACGCCGTGGACCTGGCATGGGATATCATCGCGCGCTTTGGTGACCAGGCCTTGCCGGAAGCATTCTTCGATGACTGGGTTCGCATCGCAGACGAAGAATCGAAACACTTTCTGCTATTGTCTGAACGCTTGGAGGTACTTGGTTCGCATTACGGTGCCCTGCCTGCTCACGACGGACTTTGGCAGGCCTCTGAAGCGACAGCCGATAACCTGCTTGCCCGTCTGGCCGTCGTCCCCATGGTGCTGGAAGCGCGCGGCCTGGACGTCACGCCTGACATGATAAGAAAGCTCAAGGCCGCGGACGACAGGCGGTCGGCGGAAATACTCGAACTCATCTACCAAGAGGAAATTGGGCATGTGGCGGTCGGGCGCAAATGGTTCGAATGGCTCTGCGCGCAGAAGGATCTGAAGCCGGTGGACACCTGGCAGGATCTTGTAAGCCGATATTTCCGCGGGCCATTGAAACCGCCCTTCAATGAAGAAGGGCGCGCACTGGCCGGTTTCCCCTCCTGCTACTACGCGCCTCTGGTCACACCGGCATGA
- a CDS encoding DNA-3-methyladenine glycosylase I: MTQSRCAWVTDDPLYIAYHDTEWGRPQEDPKLLFETLMLEGFQAGLSWLTILKKRKNFRATFAGFDPEILASWENEQVERLLQDPGIIRHRGKIEATLGGARSWCRIMDEHPKGFAGFIWESVAGAPRINRFSRLEEVPSETTESRALSAKLKKAGFRFVGPKICYAFMQASGLINDHQINCFLHPDRLPQ, encoded by the coding sequence ATGACCCAATCCCGCTGCGCCTGGGTCACGGATGACCCCCTATATATTGCCTACCATGACACGGAATGGGGGCGCCCCCAGGAAGATCCCAAGCTTCTGTTCGAGACCCTGATGCTGGAAGGCTTTCAGGCTGGCCTCTCCTGGTTGACGATCCTGAAGAAGCGCAAGAACTTCCGTGCGACCTTCGCCGGATTTGATCCCGAAATATTGGCAAGCTGGGAAAACGAGCAGGTCGAAAGACTGCTTCAGGACCCAGGCATTATACGCCATAGAGGCAAGATCGAAGCCACTCTGGGCGGCGCACGTAGTTGGTGCCGAATCATGGATGAGCATCCTAAAGGCTTCGCGGGCTTCATATGGGAAAGCGTGGCAGGTGCGCCGCGTATCAACCGCTTTTCCCGGCTGGAAGAAGTACCGAGCGAAACAACTGAATCACGTGCGCTTTCGGCAAAACTCAAGAAGGCGGGGTTTCGCTTTGTTGGCCCCAAGATTTGCTACGCCTTCATGCAGGCTTCGGGTCTGATCAATGACCACCAGATTAACTGCTTCCTTCATCCGGACAGGCTGCCGCAATAG
- a CDS encoding universal stress protein, with protein sequence MSKLVAFIDGSIYSKSVCEHAAWLARETGLPLEVLHVLGRREISSTPSDLSGSISLGARSSLLKELTELDEQRAQLAQKRGRLILNEAKTALNEAGVQSVSTRLRTGDILAAVEEYEDLAEMLVVGKRGEAADFARLHLGSNLERIVRSSRKPILVASRSYKPVQKVLVTFDGGPSCRKAISYMARGPLFADLACHLLLVGEDSDSNRQSLEAARKELEEASRVVTTERLQGQPEKLIARAVENEAANLLVMGAYGHSRIRSLIIGSTTSEMIRSCPIPVLLFR encoded by the coding sequence ATGTCCAAACTCGTCGCCTTCATTGATGGCTCCATCTATTCCAAGAGTGTATGCGAGCACGCGGCCTGGCTGGCCCGGGAAACGGGACTGCCCTTGGAAGTTCTGCATGTGCTGGGGCGCCGGGAGATATCGAGCACACCTTCCGACCTGAGTGGAAGCATTTCGCTTGGGGCACGATCCTCTCTGCTGAAGGAACTCACGGAACTAGATGAACAGCGCGCGCAGCTTGCACAGAAAAGAGGGCGTCTGATCCTGAACGAAGCGAAGACGGCTTTGAATGAAGCAGGCGTGCAGTCCGTATCGACCCGCTTGCGGACTGGGGACATCCTGGCGGCTGTTGAGGAATATGAAGACCTGGCTGAAATGCTCGTGGTCGGAAAGAGAGGTGAAGCCGCGGATTTTGCCCGTCTCCATCTCGGCTCCAACCTGGAGCGTATTGTCCGCAGCAGCAGGAAACCAATTCTGGTCGCTTCGCGCAGTTACAAGCCAGTACAGAAGGTGCTGGTGACCTTTGACGGTGGGCCCAGTTGCCGCAAGGCAATCAGCTATATGGCCAGAGGCCCCCTGTTTGCCGACCTGGCATGTCACCTGCTGTTGGTCGGGGAGGACAGTGACAGCAACAGGCAATCCCTGGAGGCGGCCCGGAAGGAGCTTGAGGAGGCAAGTCGTGTCGTTACGACGGAACGGCTACAGGGACAGCCCGAAAAGCTCATAGCCAGGGCCGTCGAGAATGAGGCCGCAAACCTGCTGGTCATGGGGGCTTACGGGCATTCACGGATACGCAGTCTGATCATTGGAAGCACGACAAGCGAAATGATCCGCTCCTGCCCGATTCCCGTTCTGCTGTTCCGATGA
- a CDS encoding SulP family inorganic anion transporter, translated as MSLFSAYREQWLGNLRADVLSGVVVALALIPEAIAFSIIAGVDPKVGLYASFSIAVITAFTGGRPGMISAATAATAVLMITLVRDHGLEYLLAATILAGLLQILAGYLRLGYAMRFVSRSVMTGFVNALAILIFLAQIPELTGVPSLTYVMVAAGLAIIYLFPRLTKAIPSPLVCILVLTGVSIGLGMDLRTVGDMGELPSTLPVFLLPDVPLTLETVSIILPYSAAVAAVGLLESLMTASIVDELTDTASDKNRECIGQGLANTATGFIGGMAGCAMIGQSIINIKSGGRGRLSSFTAGVFLLFMIVVLGDWVKQIPMAALVSIMIMVAIGTFSWSSIRNLKHHPRSSSLVMLATVVCVVLTHNLAIGVLVGVLLSAIFFAWKIARIFEVSSELSEDETSRLYKVEGQLFFASVEDFMAAFDFREALEKVTIDVSRAHIWDLSSVAALDTAVVKFRREGASVEITGLNEASRTLVGRLGIHDKPDAMERLLGH; from the coding sequence ATGTCTTTATTTTCTGCCTACCGCGAGCAGTGGTTGGGCAATCTGCGCGCGGATGTACTATCCGGTGTTGTCGTTGCCCTGGCGCTGATCCCGGAAGCCATTGCTTTTTCCATTATTGCTGGAGTCGACCCCAAGGTCGGGCTGTATGCATCCTTCTCGATTGCCGTCATCACGGCCTTCACGGGAGGGCGTCCAGGCATGATCTCGGCAGCTACGGCTGCCACGGCCGTGCTGATGATCACCCTGGTGCGTGACCATGGTCTGGAATACCTGCTGGCAGCCACCATACTGGCGGGCCTGTTGCAGATACTCGCTGGCTACCTTCGCTTGGGTTATGCGATGCGATTCGTTTCCCGCTCCGTTATGACGGGGTTCGTGAACGCCTTGGCGATCCTCATCTTCCTGGCACAAATCCCCGAACTGACGGGGGTGCCCTCCCTGACCTATGTCATGGTCGCTGCCGGCCTGGCGATCATCTATCTCTTCCCGCGCTTGACCAAGGCAATACCTTCTCCGTTGGTTTGCATCCTTGTGCTTACGGGTGTCTCCATTGGCTTGGGGATGGACCTGCGTACAGTCGGGGATATGGGAGAACTTCCGTCGACACTACCTGTTTTCCTTCTTCCCGATGTGCCCTTAACGCTGGAGACAGTTTCGATCATTCTGCCTTATTCGGCCGCCGTGGCCGCAGTCGGTCTTCTGGAATCCCTCATGACAGCCTCCATCGTTGATGAACTGACGGACACAGCCAGTGACAAGAACCGGGAATGCATCGGCCAGGGACTCGCCAACACGGCCACCGGCTTCATTGGAGGCATGGCAGGCTGTGCCATGATCGGGCAGTCCATCATCAATATCAAATCCGGTGGACGCGGGCGGCTTTCCTCATTCACTGCAGGCGTCTTCCTGTTGTTCATGATTGTCGTCCTTGGAGACTGGGTGAAGCAGATTCCGATGGCTGCGCTCGTTTCCATCATGATCATGGTGGCCATCGGTACTTTCAGCTGGTCATCGATCCGGAACCTCAAGCATCATCCCCGCAGTTCTTCACTGGTCATGCTGGCAACGGTCGTCTGTGTTGTGCTCACGCACAATCTTGCCATCGGCGTGCTGGTCGGTGTTCTGCTTTCCGCAATATTCTTCGCATGGAAGATTGCACGGATATTCGAGGTTTCTTCTGAGCTGTCCGAGGATGAAACCTCCAGGCTCTACAAGGTTGAGGGACAGCTCTTCTTTGCCTCGGTCGAGGACTTTATGGCGGCATTTGATTTCCGAGAGGCGCTCGAGAAGGTGACGATTGATGTCAGCCGTGCCCATATCTGGGACCTTTCGAGTGTGGCAGCCTTGGACACGGCAGTCGTCAAGTTTCGCCGCGAAGGCGCCTCCGTGGAGATAACCGGCCTCAACGAAGCCAGCCGAACTCTGGTGGGTCGGCTGGGCATTCATGACAAGCCCGATGCAATGGAACGCCTGCTGGGCCATTAG
- the purC gene encoding phosphoribosylaminoimidazolesuccinocarboxamide synthase → MRRKKIYEGKAKVLFEGPEPGTLVQYFKDDATAFNNQKQGLIAGKGVLNNRISEFLMQKLEEIGIPTHFVRRLNMREQLIREVEIIPLEIIVRNVAAGSLSKRLGIEEGTILPRAIVEYCLKDDALGDPMVTEEHITAFGWASPQDLDEMLQLTLRINDFLNGLFLGIGLKLVDFKLEFGRLWEDDQMRIVLADEISPDSCRLWDVATNEKLDKDRFRQDMGKVEEAYQEVARRLGVLPEAGPVDMKPPKVMQ, encoded by the coding sequence ATGCGGCGCAAGAAAATTTATGAAGGCAAGGCCAAGGTCCTCTTTGAAGGCCCCGAGCCAGGGACATTGGTTCAGTACTTCAAGGATGATGCCACGGCCTTCAACAATCAGAAGCAGGGCTTGATTGCGGGCAAGGGCGTTCTCAACAACCGGATTTCCGAATTTCTCATGCAGAAATTGGAAGAGATCGGCATTCCCACGCATTTCGTGCGACGCCTGAACATGCGCGAACAGTTGATTCGGGAAGTCGAGATCATTCCATTGGAAATCATCGTGCGCAACGTCGCGGCTGGTTCACTCAGCAAGCGCCTGGGCATTGAAGAAGGTACCATCCTGCCTCGCGCCATTGTCGAATATTGCCTGAAGGACGATGCCCTCGGCGATCCGATGGTCACCGAGGAGCACATTACGGCTTTTGGCTGGGCCAGTCCGCAGGACCTCGATGAGATGTTGCAACTGACCTTGCGCATCAATGATTTCCTGAATGGTCTCTTCCTCGGAATCGGTCTCAAGCTGGTGGATTTCAAACTGGAATTCGGGCGTCTCTGGGAGGATGACCAGATGCGAATCGTTCTGGCGGACGAGATCAGTCCGGATAGCTGCCGTCTCTGGGACGTTGCCACCAATGAGAAGCTGGACAAGGACCGCTTCCGCCAGGATATGGGCAAGGTCGAGGAAGCCTATCAGGAAGTGGCGCGTCGTCTCGGAGTCCTGCCGGAAGCCGGACCTGTCGACATGAAGCCGCCGAAAGTCATGCAATG